Proteins from a genomic interval of Arachis hypogaea cultivar Tifrunner chromosome 10, arahy.Tifrunner.gnm2.J5K5, whole genome shotgun sequence:
- the LOC112717775 gene encoding uncharacterized protein produces the protein MSTVRPLLTGQTFIPNQDPNKLPLIFILFEDMLNLGAWYHCYESEELDSIASDDEESHQVVFPQGNVDAPVREVRLDLAMEFENLEQFKKAVRKYNINISKSIFFPRVDSTRYKAICYDEDCLWQIYCAKRSYPLSFQVKTFINEHTCSRVNKNKFADAKWIVDDIKDKICDYPKMMQRQANNFFKKEYDVIVNERKIYRAMVKARKMIEGSEIAQYTLLRDYANEVIKTNPSSTVRISTNFVKGTGHKFKRIYIYLEGCKTEFSVGCMLFIGLDGTFLKGYYLGQLLTAIGHDANNHIYPISYAVVECECKES, from the coding sequence atgtCAACAGTGAGGCCTCTTCTAACAGGGCAAACCTTCATACCTAACCAGGATCCAAATAAGCTTCCtttaatatttatactttttGAAGATATGTTGAATCTAGGTGCATGGTATCACTGTTATGAGTCCGAAGAATTAGATTCCATTGCAAGTGATGATGAAGAGAGTCATCAGGTAGTATTTCCACAAGGAAATGTAGATGCTCCAGTTAGGGAAGTAAGATTGGATTTAGCAATGGAGTTTGAAAATCTGGAACAATTCAAGAAAGCGGTCAGAAAGTACAACATCAACATAAGCAAAAGCATATTCTTTCCAAGAGTTGATTCTACCAGGTATAAGGCAATATGTTATGATGAGGATTGTCTATGGCAGATATACTGTGCAAAGAGGTCATATCCATTAAGCTTTCAAGTGAAGACATTTATCAATGAACATACATGCAGCAGAGTCAATAAGAACAAATTTGCAGATGCAAAGTGGATTGTTGATGATATTAAGGACAAGATCTGTGATTACCCAAAAATGATGCAAAGACAGGCAAACAACTTTTTTAAGAAGGAGTATGATGTAATTGTCAATGAGAGGAAGATATACAGGGCTATGGTGAAAGCAAGGAAAATGATTGAAGGGTCAGAAATAGCTCAATATACACTTCTTAGGGACTATGCAAATGAAGTTATAAAGACTAACCCTAGCTCTACTGTAAGAATTAGCACCAATTTTGTAAAAGGCACTGGACATAAATTCAAGAGGATATACATTTATTTGGAAGGTTGTAAGACGGAATTTTCAGTTGGCTGCATGCTATTCATAGGGTTGGATGGTACTTTTCTTAAAGGTTACTATCTTGGACAGTTGCTGACTGCTATCGGCCATGATGCCAATAACCATATATATCCTATATCATATGCAGTTGTAGAATGTGAATGCAAAGAaagttga